GTCAACGTCCTCTGAAAGGGGCATCCCTCTCGTGTGGACTTGGAGAATTTCATAACGTCCATTACGGTCTGGGATTCCGATTTCTATCTCTCTATCGAATCTCCCACCTCTTCGCAAAGCAGGATCAAGCGCATTTGGTCGGTTGGTAGCACCGATTACGATCACCTCTCCCCTTGCTTTCAGTCCATCCATGAGTGCAAGGAGTTGCGCAACGACTCGACGTTCAACCTCGCCGGTTACCTCCTCTCTTTTTGGGGCAATTGCATCCAGCTCATCCAGAAAGATTATCGATGGAGCAGACTTTTCAGCCTCATCGAAAATGTCTCGGAGTTGTTTTTCGCTCTCACCATAAAATTTGCTCATGATTTCTGGGCCGCTGATGGGTATGAAGTTCGCATCCGTCTCGCCGGCAACAGCTTTTGCAATCATCGTTTTACCGGTTCCCGGGGGCCCATAAAGCAGCACTCCTTTGGGCGGATCGATGCCCAATTTCTGAAATATCTCCGGGTGTCTGAGTGGAAGCTCTATCATCTCTCTTATAAGGGAGATCTCACGTTTTAGTCCGCCAATATCTTCATACGTTATCTGTGGTGCTGTCCTTCTTAACTCCTCAACCGGCTCCTCTTGTAATATGATTCGTGTAGTTTTTGATGTCACAACGGTTCCAGCCGGCTGCGTTTTTGTTACTATGAATGTGAGGGGGCTACCAAGCATTTCCACCCTTATTTTCTGTCCTTTGATCACAGGGCGACCTTCCAATATCCTAAGCAACTGGTATTCGCCTCCAACAATTCTGACAGGCTGTGTGGGTGCGATGGTTATGCGGATCGCTTCTTTTGCATCCACCTTGCGTATTTTAACCTTATCATCGATGCCAACAGCTGCATTGCTCCTGATGTTGCCATCTATCCTAATAATTCCTTGACCTGCATCATCGGAATATCCGGGCCAAACGATGGCTGCAGCTATCTGTTTCCCCTCTATTTCGATAGTATCACCACTCACTATCCCCAACTTTTTCATGGTTGCCATATCCACTCTAGCAATTCCTCTTCCAGCATCTCTATGATACGCTTCCGCCACTCTTAGCGTTACTTCTTCTGACATCTCTTTCACCTAATATACCATTCTCTCTCTTTCTCAATGATTGCTCTTTTTTCTTTCAACTTATTAAGACTTCTTTCAATTTGGTCGGCAGGGAGGTTCAACTCCTTTGAAAGCTTCTCTGCTGTTCTAGCCCCCCCGACCAAAGTCAATAATATCTCTGCCTCTATGGGATCTGATGCGATATTGTCGATCATTTCAGAGCATAAGTTCATAATCTCGATGATCCTCGATTGAGCGGATCTCTGTGCGAGCATCAATTCCCTGCGTAATGCGTGCAATCGCTGTAACTCCTGGTTTAGCAGTGCATTCATCGAACTGTACTCTTGCCTAACTCTTCTCTGCTCTTCAGCATCTATCCTGATGGGGCTCACTTCCATCCCATACAGGTAGGGTGATAAAGAAACATCCAGTTGGACATTGCCTGTGATATAAAAGTATTTACGCCGTTGCTCATTCAAGCATTCAATGAGACCTGCTCTCTCCAACATCTCCAAATGGCCAAGGACGGCTTTAGGACCCACATTTAGTTGATTTACGATCTCAGATATGTAATGGGGTCGTTGAGAGAGCAATTGAAGTATCTTTCTCCTATTCTCGTTGCCCAGTATGTCCAGCAGTTTAGCAGAGTCCATAGCTATCATTAACTTGAAGTTACTAACCTTAAGTTAGTAATGATAGTATATAAAGATTTCGTTTAATTTCCGTTGAATTTTTGAGTGTTGCATTTGTGTTTTTGCAGAAAGGCGGCAATGACTTTTAAGAGAAGCTCAATACACAAGAAAGGAAAATTCACTACAGAAAAAGAATTTACTTAACGGAACGAGTCCGCAGCGGCTACAAGTTCATGCTATTGTAAGATGTGTAGTATTCTGGCTACCTCTATGATGACTAAGGTTATGGTGACGATAGCTAGCACCCATGTAAGAACATTTAAAAGTCGTTCACTTTCCTCGATGGCATGTAGCAAATTAACCTGCTGTTTTAATATTTCAGAGCTTTGCTCTTGTTGCAAGATGCCTAAATAAGTTCTTATCATGTTAGATACGGTTCCTAGTTGAGTTCTTAACGCCTCTGCACGATCTGTAAAATCCTCAAAAGACTTTAATATGTGGGTATATCCTATTGTTTCCGTTAATGTATTTGTAGTATATCCTTTCACGCTTGTTTCACTCCATTGGTTTAGAAGATTTTTATTTTCCTCTATGTAGGTTTTAGCTATAATCTGATCCCTCTTAATTGAACTTGATAATACCGACAACGATGAGTATCTTTCCATCACATCTGATAACCATGATTTCAAAGTTTCGATTTCCACGGGTTTCGTCTCTCTCATCCTGTTCAAGATGCTATCAATTTTTTCTTGGATTTCATCCTCTCCAGAATCAATCTGCGGGAAATATGGTTGGCATAATCGATGGACCCTATCAACTTCTACGAGGTTGATGGCTAAATTTTTTATGTCTACGATGAGGTCTGATATGGTATGTTTCACTTTCGAGGGGCTCAGATTTATAGGAGATAGCAGTAATTCGCGCCTTAGGAATTGTAACTCGGTTTCGCTATTTGGTTTCCTAAAGGTTGCTAGAAGATAATCGCCTACGATGCCCGCGGCTACTTTATGACAATTAACATATTCTGAATACTGTCGGACTAAGTTTAAGGCTTCATCCTGACTATCTACTGGACCCACAAAGACCGAAAGAGATAGGATAGGATTTTTAGGTAGGAAATCAAGAACAGGCTGAACTTGACTTTGGTAGTACTCTAAGTCTTTTTGCCATTCTTTTGAAACATAATTATCATGTAAATGGTTAATATCTATCGAAAACACATTATAATTTTTTTCTTTGATTAACTCAACACCACATAGCACATGTCCTAAAATTATTTTGATGCTATTTTTATCTCCTTCCATCGATTTGGGCTCATAATTTCTTTTGATAGATTCAAATGCTCTATTTGTATCTTCTCGACTTTCATGTTCAAAAATTAAAATGTTAATTAAGCTTGGTGAGCCAAGAGTTAAATCCAATTCATTGGGTTCCATAGAAATCTTAACATTTTATTTGATTATTTCGAAGGTGTGCTCACATAGAGGGTCTCCCCTGGCCCTTGCAAACGTCACTTTATGTTTTATATTGGGATTCACAACTGAGGCTAAACCCCCTAAGGTAGGCCATGAACAGTTTTCGTCTATCCAAAGCCAAGGTATGTTAAATGATTTCGCTGAAACCATCATTAGACAAAAAGACCTGTTCCGATAGATTACTTTATCGCCTTCAACTTTAGCTGTAACCTCTGTTTTACATTCTTCCATAAAGGCGTTAACGACCTTTGCAAGCGTATCCAGATCATTTCCCTTTAGGTCAAGTTTTGCCATCAAGGCTTTACCCATCTTTTTACCAAACTCAAAGGAGTACTCTTGAGCCTTCTCAGGTTCATTTTTAAATTTTCTATAAAAATCACCCCAGGAGTACTCCCATATCTCCCACATACCTTTGTCAGTCATTTTTTGCCTCTATTTATTTAATTAATGATGAGCTTATAAAAAACAT
This sequence is a window from Methanocellales archaeon. Protein-coding genes within it:
- a CDS encoding CDC48 family AAA ATPase, producing the protein MSEEVTLRVAEAYHRDAGRGIARVDMATMKKLGIVSGDTIEIEGKQIAAAIVWPGYSDDAGQGIIRIDGNIRSNAAVGIDDKVKIRKVDAKEAIRITIAPTQPVRIVGGEYQLLRILEGRPVIKGQKIRVEMLGSPLTFIVTKTQPAGTVVTSKTTRIILQEEPVEELRRTAPQITYEDIGGLKREISLIREMIELPLRHPEIFQKLGIDPPKGVLLYGPPGTGKTMIAKAVAGETDANFIPISGPEIMSKFYGESEKQLRDIFDEAEKSAPSIIFLDELDAIAPKREEVTGEVERRVVAQLLALMDGLKARGEVIVIGATNRPNALDPALRRGGRFDREIEIGIPDRNGRYEILQVHTRGMPLSEDVDLKELANITYGFVGADLAALCKEAAMHAIRKILPEIDIEKEIPPEVIEKLVVTKEGFSESLKNIEPSAMREVFIEVPKVEWKDIGGLEKVKQELIEVVVWPLTYPEVFETLHTEPPKGILLFGPPGTGKTMLAKAVANESDANFISIKGPELLSKWVGESEKAVREIFRKARQAAPTIIFLDEIDSIAPTRGMSSDSRVTERVVSQILTELDGLEELKEVVVLAATNRPDMIDQALLRPGRLDRLIYVQPPDEVGREKIFSIHLEGKPKGEDIDIKELAKNTNGYVGADIEAICREATMLALREFIQSGVEKEHLKEGAKNIVIKKEHFDAAMKKVKPSTSRATFEKFEDMAEDFAKHAYA
- a CDS encoding helix-turn-helix domain-containing protein, with translation MIAMDSAKLLDILGNENRRKILQLLSQRPHYISEIVNQLNVGPKAVLGHLEMLERAGLIECLNEQRRKYFYITGNVQLDVSLSPYLYGMEVSPIRIDAEEQRRVRQEYSSMNALLNQELQRLHALRRELMLAQRSAQSRIIEIMNLCSEMIDNIASDPIEAEILLTLVGGARTAEKLSKELNLPADQIERSLNKLKEKRAIIEKEREWYIR